Genomic DNA from Candidatus Paceibacterota bacterium:
TAAAGGAAAAGTTAAAGTCCGGATATGACTTTAATGATATAGCTATTTTGGTGCCAAAGAATCGCCAAGTGCGAAGCACTGTGGCTATATTAAAAGACATGGGTATTCCAGTGGCTGGTATGGAGAGTGTTAATTTTTTTGATGTGCCTGAAACTATTTCTTTTTTTAGGATTTTGAAAATAATCGCTAATCCCAACAATGGCGACTCTTTAGCTTTATCTTTTTTTGATAAACTGTCTGGAATTTCTCCGCTTCAGGCGCATGAATTTTTAAAAAATAATAAAATGCGCGAGTTTTCTTTGTTGAATATAGTTGAGGAGAAAAGTGATTTATTTCATGATTCAAACGAAGTAAATATTTGGATTCAAAAATTGAAATCATGGCTTGATTCTTCAACAGAACCTTTATATTTCTTTATTCAAAGAGTAGGTACGGAATTCTTGCTTGACACCGCCAAGGATCACCGAGATCTTATGACGAGGATAGAGGTTTTGCGAACCGTTCTTCATTTAGTTTTGGCGGAGATAGAAAAAAATCCAAAACTGACTTTGGCAGAATTTCTAAGCTTCTTTGGGCGTATAGAAAATTATGGAGAAAATATACCACTGGCAATATTTACTCCGAATGAGGGGGTGAAAGTTTTGACCTTGCATGGTTCAAAAGGTTTAGAGTTCGACTATGTCTGGATAGCGCACATGGACGAAAAGTCTTTTTCGGGAAGCAAGCGCGAGGGATTTGCTTTGCCCGCGTCCATAAAAGAAAAAATTGAAAAAAAAGATGAAATAGTGATGAAACGCGAATTATACGTGGCCATTACTCGCGCGAAGAGATTTTGCACTATTTCTTATGCTTTAAAATCATACACCGGAGGCGATCAAGAGCTTGCGCATATCATTGCCGACCTTGAAGATAATTTTGAAAAACAAAGTGCTGAAGAAACAGAAAAAATAATTTTAAAACGCGACAAGCTTGCATACGTAGAAAATAAAATGATAGCAGAAGAAAGTCTTGATTTGAAAGGTTTGGTGAAGTTGGTTTCTCGGGATTATGAAGACCGCAAAATATCGGTTTCTCTCCTTAATAATTTCTTTGAATGTCCATGGAAATGGTATTTTAGGAATTTATTGCAATTGCCAGAATCAAAAAGCGAGAGCTTAGAATTTGGAAATATCGTTCATGGATCTATAGATGCAATTTTAAAGCTTGGCAAGAAACCGAGCGAAGAAGAATTAAAAAATATAATTTCACACCAAGTGCGAAAATCAAATTTTGGAAATGATAGGAAGCAAAAAGAATTATTCAATCTCGCTTTAAAAATAATTTCGAGGTGGACGAAATCAAGGCTTCCGGAGATAGGCAAAAATAGGGAAAATGAACAGAGTGTTTCTGTCAACGACGACAGATTTCCAAATTTGAATATTTATGGAAAGATAGATTTGATAGAAAATCTACCTGCCCGACACGCTGACGCGAGTCATGCGGGCGGGGAAGGGAACAACGTTCGCGTTACAGATTTTAAAACTGGAGGTGTTAGAAAAAAATCCGATATTGAAAAGATAAACGAGGAGGGGAGGATGAGTGATTATATGCGCCAACTCGCCATGTATTCGTATTTGCTTAATAAGAATCCAAAATGGAAGAAAAATGTAGTAGAGTCAAAGCTTGAATTCGTGGAAGCATCAAACACGAAGGATATTTTTTATAGTACCGTAATAAACAAAGAGCAGATCGACCTCTTGATCAACGATATTAAAGATTATGATAATTTAGTTAAAAATGGCAAATGGGTAGATAGACCTTGTAATTTCAAATCTTATGGTAAAACAAATGCAATTTGTGAATACTGTAAAATGGCAGGGATCTATAAATGATGTGCTATAATATCTTTAAATCGCGAAACATAAACTTTTCTTCGGTACGGAATTTTTGAAGCTTAAAAATTCCTGAAGTTCTCGGCTCGCCAGCCTCGAAACCCCTTCGAAAAGTTATGTTTCGCGATTCACAATATTATAAGTTTAATTTAATTTTTATATGTCAGACGAAAAAGGAGAAAATTTAGTACACGGTTTTGATATTCATGCAGGTGATCATCAGCATGCATTAAGTTATATAGAAAGTCATATGAGTCCAGAACAATTAAAAGATATGGTTCACAGGGCAGAGAGCGGGCATAGCGCTCATTTTATGGTTACTCACAATGGAGTACAGTCAAATTTCAAATTAATACATCAAGACGGAAAGTTAGTAATTCATCATGCGCATCACATTTAATGAACGAGGAAAATAAAAAAGGTAAAATACACCCGCTTTCAATGTTAGCTGAGGAGGCCTATCAGGCGTTTTCTGAGATGGGCTTTGAAATTGCAACTGGTCCAGAGCTTGAAAGTGATTGGTATAATTTTTATGTTTTAAATTTCCCCAAAGATCATCCAGCGTTGGATATGCAAGATACTTTTTGGATTAAGGATCAAAAAGGAAAAGTTTTACGCACACATACGACGACTACCACAGCACGAGCCATAGAACAAGCAGGTAAAGATGGCAGAATGCCTTGCGCCTTTATTTCTGTTGGAAAAGTTTTTCGCAATGAAGCGACTGATGCGACTCACGAAATGCAATTTTACCAGATAGATGGAATCATGGTGGGTAATATTGAAGATGGAATTTCTGTTGC
This window encodes:
- a CDS encoding ATP-dependent DNA helicase, with the translated sequence MKNLEKNFKEGYNRLNKAQKEAVDIIDGPVMVVAGPGTGKTQILALRIGNILLKTDIKADGILCLTFTNSAVKAMRERLRKYIGVEASKVKVSTFHGFGMDILDKYFNILGLDEKPELMNERDSVALCDDILQNNDWEYIRPRADVSRYFKDLKAMISFLKRERISGEDLKKEINREIENIKSDPASISSRGESKGKIKKEVEKKIEGLHRTEEAVKFYALYEEIKKEKNLFDYDDILESLVHIVEESEEAKNYIKESFLYVLIDEHQDSSGVQNEFLEKVWQEEEKPNIFVVGDDRQLIYGFGGASLQYFENFKNAFGKAKLITLEENYRSTQKILDSSHNLLQSSISKGKLKSNHKENHALRLIEAYYPRDEIIFSALEIKEKLKSGYDFNDIAILVPKNRQVRSTVAILKDMGIPVAGMESVNFFDVPETISFFRILKIIANPNNGDSLALSFFDKLSGISPLQAHEFLKNNKMREFSLLNIVEEKSDLFHDSNEVNIWIQKLKSWLDSSTEPLYFFIQRVGTEFLLDTAKDHRDLMTRIEVLRTVLHLVLAEIEKNPKLTLAEFLSFFGRIENYGENIPLAIFTPNEGVKVLTLHGSKGLEFDYVWIAHMDEKSFSGSKREGFALPASIKEKIEKKDEIVMKRELYVAITRAKRFCTISYALKSYTGGDQELAHIIADLEDNFEKQSAEETEKIILKRDKLAYVENKMIAEESLDLKGLVKLVSRDYEDRKISVSLLNNFFECPWKWYFRNLLQLPESKSESLEFGNIVHGSIDAILKLGKKPSEEELKNIISHQVRKSNFGNDRKQKELFNLALKIISRWTKSRLPEIGKNRENEQSVSVNDDRFPNLNIYGKIDLIENLPARHADASHAGGEGNNVRVTDFKTGGVRKKSDIEKINEEGRMSDYMRQLAMYSYLLNKNPKWKKNVVESKLEFVEASNTKDIFYSTVINKEQIDLLINDIKDYDNLVKNGKWVDRPCNFKSYGKTNAICEYCKMAGIYK
- the pheS gene encoding phenylalanine--tRNA ligase subunit alpha; the encoded protein is MNTSRRKVSNSSCASHLMNEENKKGKIHPLSMLAEEAYQAFSEMGFEIATGPELESDWYNFYVLNFPKDHPALDMQDTFWIKDQKGKVLRTHTTTTTARAIEQAGKDGRMPCAFISVGKVFRNEATDATHEMQFYQIDGIMVGNIEDGISVANLKGVLTKFYKKMLGENTEIEFRPSFFPFTEPSLEVHAKFNGKWLEMMGAGMVHPNVLRNCGLDPAKVQGFAFGGGLDRIAMIKWNISDIRFFYQGDLRLNQFSK